From a region of the Helianthus annuus cultivar XRQ/B chromosome 5, HanXRQr2.0-SUNRISE, whole genome shotgun sequence genome:
- the LOC118492168 gene encoding uncharacterized protein LOC118492168, whose translation MDSKLHPAVTVTNIKTCIPIVLESDSAQYSTWSEFFRIHCRAFLVSDHLKPRPKTTTTDTSKTTTDTDADKTSPPKSPLDSWERLDAIVLQWIYGTISPDLVQTIMKKGSTAYDAWAALETLFQDNKVVRALYLKQMFNSTRFENFSNMATYCQELKVISDQLNNVEAPVDDQSLVLQTLAGLTDSYEAVATVLGNTKPLPSFNEVRSQLCMNETRKANQAFTFANSAGSALHAASRPAVSHPNTTSPNPTTPPTEYRNRGRSRGRGRGRGKPSWNRNRNPNQSAPQFSTPFPWPYGPPAWPNASQQVSQWPTWASPPAPTRPLNSPLLTLRVREF comes from the coding sequence ATGGATTCCAAGCTTCACCCGGCGGTTACCGTCACCAACATCAAGACCTGCATTCCTATCGTCCTTGAATCTGACTCTGCCCAATACTCGACGTGGTCGGAATTCTTCCGTATCCACTGCCGAGCTTTCCTCGTCTCTGACCATCTCAAACCAAGACCGAAAACCACCACCACTGACACCAGCAAAACCACCACCGACACCGACGCAGACAAAACATCTCCTCCGAAGTCCCCTCTTGATTCGTGGGAGCGGTTGGATGCCATAGTCCTGCAATGGATCTATGGCACCATCTCCCCTGATCTTGTTCAAACCATCATGAAGAAGGGTTCCACTGCGTATGACGCGTGGGCTGCCCTGGAAACATTGTTTCAAGACAACAAAGTTGTTCGTGCCCTATACCTGAAACAAATGTTCAACTCTACCCGTTTTGAAAATTTCTCCAACATGGCCACGTATTGTCAGGAACTCAAAGTGATTTCTGATCAACTCAACAATGTTGAAGCCCCTGTCGACGACCAATCTCTTGTGTTGCAAACTCTCGCTGGCCTAACTGACTCCTACGAAGCCGTGGCCACCGTCCTTGGTAATACAAAACCCCTGCCATCTTTCAACGAGGTCCGCTCCCAACTTTGCATGAATGAGACCCGCAAAGCCAATCAGGCCTTCACCTTTGCTAACTCAGCCGGCTCCGCGCTTCATGCCGCATCTCGGCCTGCTGTCTCCCACCCCAACACCACTTCGCCAAATCCCACCACTCCCCCTACCGAATACCGCAACCGGGGTCGCTCTCGCGGCCGCGGACGTGGTCGGGGCAAACCCTCCTGGAACCGCAATCGCAACCCAAACCAATCTGCTCCACAATTTTCAACCCCATTCCCTTGGCCATACGGCCCGCCAGCATGGCCCAATGCTTCTCAACAAGTCTCACAGTGGCCGACTTGGGCCTCACCCCCTGCCCCTACCCGACCACTCAACAGCCCACTTCTAACACTTCGGGTCAGGGAGTTTTAG
- the LOC110941360 gene encoding MFP1 attachment factor 1, whose product MTDQTEEQTPQVTATEPSPDHNLDETTTKMQNLTTSFSIWPPSQRTRDAVIKRLIETLTDKSVLSDRYGTVPADEAAGFARSIENEAFNAVPASPGTDGDDGVAILQSYSKEISKRMLDFVKSRSVESVNDGAPVDAASGDGGVKEEEGSTVEA is encoded by the coding sequence ATGACGGACCAAACGGAAGAACAAACACCACAAGTAACCGCCACCGAACCATCACCAGATCACAACCTCGATGAGACAACCACCAAGATGCAAAACCTAACCACCTCCTTCAGCATTTGGCCACCGTCGCAACGCACTCGCGACGCCGTCATCAAACGCCTAATCGAAACCCTAACCGACAAATCCGTACTCTCCGACCGTTACGGCACCGTTCCTGCCGACGAAGCCGCCGGATTCGCCCGCAGCATCGAGAACGAAGCCTTCAACGCCGTCCCTGCGTCGCCTGGTACGGACGGTGACGACGGTGTTGCGATTCTGCAGTCGTACTCGAAGGAGATTAGTAAGAGGATGCTTGATTTTGTGAAGTCTAGATCTGTTGAATCGGTGAACGACGGTGCACCGGTGGATGCTGCCTCCGGTGACGgtggagtgaaggaggaggaagGTTCGACGGTGGAGGCCTAA